The genomic stretch taaagtcaaattttatttatgttgcCTTAGatttaattacatttttttaaataaaaaaatagaagaagaatAATTAACCATCCACAATGTGAGTTTGAAGATGCATTCAAACATGTAAATACTATTttgtcctttattttattttatttgagtaGTTGTCCATTGTTTTTTTCTATCAAGTGATggcattttttcatttttcatcgtGACCCCATTTGTCTACCATGCCCCTTAACCCATGGCCACCGCCACTCTTGTCACTAATCACCACGAGCCACCTCACATGTCACCACCAGCCGGCTCCCCTTGCGCACTCTCTCTTGCCCCCAACAACTTCCTATCTCTCCTCCTATTCTTGATTTTGTAAACAGTAATCCTAGGttcgattaaaaaaaaaaaaaaaaaaaaaaaaaagctaacattagaaagattaaatttgtaaataaaattcgcaagttaaatgatgtgtcatcaatacgAATAAGCACAtatattaacatttaaataataattcaatcattaatttttatattatttagtttataaaattatatctattattttatttttcctaacattactcttttgtAAATGTTTAATTCGAGTCACCGCCAATAAACAAGATTGAGTGCAATTCTCATTCTTCTCGTTATAATTGATTATGTAAACACGTCATCAGAGGGTTCCTCCTTTTAtgtatataaattattaaaaatggaGGGGATGAGGAAAACCGAAGCATTCTAGCACTTGGTGATCTCCTTCACGGCAGCCCGATCCGTCTATCACGGTGCACAAATGGCGCAAGCTTAGCTATCTGTGTGGCTTGTTTGTCAAAAATTCCAAATCATGAGATGACTAATCAAACCTTATCATTGATCTCTTTAGGATTTGACATTTATGGATcatattaattaagaaaaattaaagaaaataacttgaaaactttgagttttaacgataaggacaaaataaaaggtaaagtgaatagtatcaggattgactttttaatgtaaaaatgtggtttttcgttaaaatgaatagtagctttcgttaaagtttcctatTAATTAACTAAGAGACATGTACTACCAATACAACTACATgtcccagaagaaaaaaaaaagaaaaaaaaaaggatattcTATTTTAAGAGAGATATATGCTactctaataaaaataaaaattggatAGCCCGCACAACGAGTCATTCATCAACTAACTAGATATTATAATTGATCTCTTTAGGATCATATTAATTAACTAAGAGACGTACTGCGAATACAACTGCATGtaccagaaagaaaaaaaacaaaaaaacaaaaaaataaaaaaacaaaaaacaaaaaggatatTCCATTTTAAGAGAGAGATATTctactttaataaaaataaaaattggatAGTTAAGTGAAAGCAATACTAGATGAATAGTTAAATTTGAAATCTCATACaaacaagtgaagagaaatacagCTAATTAGACTGTAATACTAGATGAATAGTTAAGTGAAAGCTTAACataattcttattattttttttttttagattagatgttaaattagtcACCGATAAGGTTTGAACCCACGCCATCATGCAAGAGTTCAACATCTTTCCACCACTGtagtaaagggccacttgcaaagctttacataatttttagagttttgtttttaaattttattttttgtaactttttttatacatttttctATATGTCTCTCACGGTCTCACCATTCTTTCTTCATCCTATATCCTtcatttcatccatatttttcttcttctttttttaacacaaaacaaaaaactaaaatttaaaattgaaatgattatcaaatgactcttaatttttggattaaaaatgaatttttggAGGGAGTAATTGCAGGTCAAGGATGACAACCATACCATTCCAAGACCAAATACTGTTATCTATTTGTTAGTCAGTGCGTTCGTTTTCCTAGTTCCCATTGCAGCTTAGACCCGTAATTCTTACTCGTGCAAAAGATCAAAGAAGTTAGGCACGCTCTAAGCCTATATAAACCCCCCTTCGTTCCTAAGTTTATCATCAACTCAGAAGTAAGTTAATTAGCAGCAAACAGGCAATTAAGACATATTCAATGTCGATGATGAAGAGCCAAGTAGCTTCCCTCCTCGGCCTCACCTTGGCCATGCTCTTCTTCTCAGGTAATATTATACAAACTTCTCattatattttttgttctttttgtttcatATTAGTCACTAGTATATTGTATGCATGCCTGCCGGATGCAAATATGAGAGGGGTTAATCCACACCATATTGTAATACTGTTAGTGAAAGTAGGAAGTCTAAGAGAGAATAATGATGATGGATAATTCCGTGACGTCTactaataattttattaaaacaagGAGTACTAGTACTTTATAAAAGGATACCGTAAAAGTTCTCAATCCGGATACATATAAGTGAACTAACCAATGCGGCGAACATGAGATTAGATATGTTTATAATTGTATGCAGATTTTTCAGTATCAATATTCTTAGTATCTAGTTCTATGTTGAACATAAATGCAGGTGCACACGCAGCGAAAATCACTTTCACAAACAACTGCCCTAACACTGTCTGGCCAGGAACCTTAACCGGTGACCAAAAACCTCAGTTATCACTCACTGGCTTCGAACTAGCATCCAAAGCTAGCCAATCAGTGAACGCTCCATCTCCATGGTCTGGTCGCTTCTGGGCTCGAACCAGATGCTCCACGAACGCCGCTGGAAAATTCACTTGTGAAACTGCAGACTGTGGCTCTGGCCAGGTCGCATGCAACGGGGCAGGTGCAGTTCCACCAGCAACTTTAGTTGAAATCACAATTGCAGCAAACGGGGGTCAAGATTTTTACGATGTTAGCCTTGTTGACGGCTTCAACTTGCCTATGTCTGTTGCCCCACAAGGTGGCACGGGCGAGTGCAAGCCCTCGTCTTGCCCTGCCAATGTTAACGCGGCGTGCCCAGCTCAACTTCAAGTGAAAGCGGCTGATGGGACTGTCATCAGTTGCAAAAGCGCTTGCCTTGCGTTTGGTGATTCGAAGTACTGCTGCACTCCGCCGAATAATACGCCGGAGACATGTCCTCCCACAGAGTACTCTGAGATCTTTGAGAAACAGTGCCCTCAAGCTTATAGCTACGCTTATGATGATAAAAACAGCACATTTACCTGCAGTGGTGGACCTGACTACGTCATTACTTTTTGCCCATAAGCACGAAATGGGATTATATATGCAGATGATGATATCTGTTTCTTTATGTAACAATAATGGAGAAGAATAAATTCCGCGGAGCTTGACACATTGCTGTTGTCAAGAATTTGTAATACTAATTACACGATCAAATAAAGgaacaaatattatttttagaattttatttCCTTGTTATAATCATCTCTTTATATTATGTATCTCCACCAAATATTATTTGAAAGGAAAATCTGCCGTTTTTTATTGTTGGAACTTCCAAAGTATAACACAGTACAgtgatgcgaactaattaagcacacaaattaaaaccctcttgtgacaattgtagtaaagacgcaagtagggatcgttctagaccggggattaggagggattactaaatcacttggaaactgactcaaaaatgtaaaacaaacgttaaaaacactaaacgagactcaaagaatacaaaactaaacaataaaacacaaactaagacacgttctaactaaattgaacactaaagtaaagggggattgaggttttgacgaaattaaactaaatgcaacgattgtaatttaaaggcagaatgtaaatatgaatgtgatgaaaatatggatgaatgctagctagaaggttcttctccacacatgtcacacttgcatacaatttgattttcagttggtctttcgatgaattatgaaactcaacaccccgggttaattaggtccgcttaaattaaccgtcaagttttccttaagttaatgaattggatgattgcatgcgacaacccaaagcattccccacaagttccctacatgaattgcataatagagatacaagcaagaatcattaagcatcatgaaaactataagtgttgacgaggcattcgttactatgattgcatgaaacttatgccaagaatttatttaacgcgattgtttataagcaacctccactacttgtgaatataagttcataactattaggtgaaattcacttatattctagtgtcatattcatgcatgaaaattaagcgtgcactctcaataaacatacacaaataagttatcaatcaagcagttaaacaaattgaatccaaaatacatgaaattccaaccaaaagtaatcaaatcatattgcaagcataaacatggtttcgaatcaccccctaactaaatagggatttagcctctcatgttcacaacaagaaaaataaaattgaatttaaacataaagaacaaaggttGGATTACACCTAGACTGCCCAACGATTCCACGTGAATTGGTgcgcgtcgaagctcctcttttctcttctccttgctgcggcagattGGTTGTGGTTGGTTTTTGGATGTGTTTCGGGGTTAGGGATGGTTTAATGGTGGTttaatggtgcggcaaggttgtgtggtggtgtaggaaggtGTGTAAGGTGGTGGAGAGTGGTGGAATGGCTGCGGCAGTGATGGGGGAAGGCTGGAAATTGGCTAGGATGGAAGGAATATGCACGGATTATGgaaggaaaaatggaagagaatctgtgatggtggctgcgggaTGGAAGAATGGTGTGTTAGGGTGGCTGCATGATTTTATGTTCTTTGATAAAATGGGGGCCACGGCTAGAAAGGGAATAAATGGGATGgaattagggtgaatggctACGGCTTATGGAGGAAATGGGAGAGAGTGGCTGAATCAATTAGGGTGTGACGGCTAGTGAATAAAAATGAATTAGGGTTATTAGGGTTAGGATTTTTGTGCATAAAATGGGACCaaagtgcccccccttgcacggcaagggaaggaaacaAGGGGAAAGGCACGGCTTAGGGCTAGAATTTGGACTAGGGCCTTcattttgtgtcctaaagtgcctacaaagacttcaaagtggctagaaaatacggacgtttaagattaggaaaggttaccaaaacgggaaacttaggattaactttcctaaaataggaaaccttgtttgagtaggattcgtcgttttggtaagaattcatcattggagtaggaattcgtcgtttcttcaagtcttcaactcattcattcctctttcgctccaaaagactccaatttgcatcttcttgcacactttggccttataatatgaaaatacacaaaagtggccttaaacactaaaataactaaataaacacaacataaatgcacgagaacaagctaattaagtcgcatgaatatgctcctatcatacaGAAATAACagttaatataaaatgttcaatagaagtggttcctgagatttgcatgatcaatagaaatggttcctgagattgaaaatcaatagaaatggttcctgagattgtccaccatccatgattttggtccttctattaaaaacgattttgggcaattttcaaagctttgtaactcaatcgtttcttaaccaaattcaacccataatatatcaaaatgaagataggaaagtgtagaataagattatacctatttgaaaGCCGAATGGTTGCCGGATATGGCCGAAACATAGCCTAAAAGGTGCCTGGTCAGcgggaaaattggaaaactcaccagaaactgggtaaactttaaacgctcataacttcttcaatactcaaccaaatcgagtgattctaaaacaaaaataataattcttgACGAGACGAatagaatggtacctttttcgaAGGCTAACTCGCCGTGTTTTGGTCAAATAACGGCTCGAAatggctaaccattttcgagcACTTTTTTGGTAAAACCATGGCAATTTAGCAGTAAAcaaagataccattctcttcatcgcATCGAGAAGTCTGATTTTcattttgaatcacttgatttaattgagtattgaagaagttatgaacggtTAAAGTTCACCCAGTTTCCAgcgagttttccaattttcccgctgactagtcacctttcaggctattttccgaccaTCTACGACAATCATTTGGCTtctaaataggtataatcttgttctacactttcttgtcttcattttgatatattatgagtcgaatttggttaagaatcaattgagttacgaagttttgaaaattgcccaaagagtttttaacagaatgaccacAATCatagatggtggacaatctcagggaccatttctattgattttcaatctcaggaccatttctattgatcatgcaaatctcagagattattttgtataataaccctacTAATTAAAACATGCTAGAGTACTAGCTTGGATCAGAAATATAAAAACATCTCTCCAAGTGTTAGCAAGAGTAGTTCTGTTGATTTCTATTTTCCTCTTTTTGGCCGGGCAGGATTGCCTAGAAGGATTTTTTATCCTTCTTTGACTTAGATGTGCGAGTGTGCCACCACGTGGCCTAGAATGATCGATGTAGAAAAAATGTAAGCGGCCGAGCAAGGAACACTTTCTCAGCTTAGGTTTTTTCTCTACCTCAGATTCAAAGGCTTTGGTCGAACAACCAAGTGTTGAAATGGATGGGAGGAAGGGAAAATGGAATGAGAAAAAGGAATATAGAATATACAAGATTAAACATAACCCACTTATGAGAAAGTATAAATTAAATGAAGAACTAGTGCGTAAAAATAAAGGTGcttagaaattaaataaaattaagacaAGACTGAGAGTAAAGTGCGTAAATTAAAGAATTCAAAAGACGAGTGCTAGCCACTCAGTAATACGGtctggtgatattcctcttcacttaaaAGTAAaaagtcttaggtttgaatctcgtggatggcgaattcgataccaaattaggttgcccattgtatGGCTTTGCCAAattccccctccccttagtgtaaaaatatcgatgtactaaaaaaaacgAGTGCTTGAATTAAATTTGCAACAgtaaaagagaattgaaatacAATGCGTTGATTAAATTACATAATGTAAAGAAATTGAGAGACAAGTGTGGGAAGTGAAttgcatgaaaaaaaataatctaGACTACAGCTCCTGGTTCAATTTACCCTCTTCTCATCCCACTGGTGtatctcctcctccttcctctaATTTCCGATTTTTAGTCAAGTTTCGCCACGATTTGCGGCTGGTCGAGTCGGTGAGTTCTGACCTAGTGCTTCCATTGGGTCGGGTGTTCCAAACACCATCACCTTCTCTTTGTTGTCTGCCTTCGATGGCAATGTTGCTCGTGGATTTGCATGCGCTTCTTTCACTTTGATGCAGGTTCTTTGTAATTTGTGGTTGTGCTTGGACTGAAGATTGGAATTGGTTGATGGAATTGCTGAGGTTCGACTCGATTGGGGGATGGGATGCACTGTTGTAGTAGCGTTGGTTGTTGCGGTGGTTGTGGCGAACCCTCGgttgtttttagttttctattttcttgggTCCCAACTTTTAGTTGGGCtcttt from Pyrus communis chromosome 7, drPyrComm1.1, whole genome shotgun sequence encodes the following:
- the LOC137739691 gene encoding thaumatin-like protein 1a is translated as MSMMKSQVASLLGLTLAMLFFSGAHAAKITFTNNCPNTVWPGTLTGDQKPQLSLTGFELASKASQSVNAPSPWSGRFWARTRCSTNAAGKFTCETADCGSGQVACNGAGAVPPATLVEITIAANGGQDFYDVSLVDGFNLPMSVAPQGGTGECKPSSCPANVNAACPAQLQVKAADGTVISCKSACLAFGDSKYCCTPPNNTPETCPPTEYSEIFEKQCPQAYSYAYDDKNSTFTCSGGPDYVITFCP